Proteins encoded by one window of Acinonyx jubatus isolate Ajub_Pintada_27869175 chromosome X, VMU_Ajub_asm_v1.0, whole genome shotgun sequence:
- the LOC106971245 gene encoding paraneoplastic antigen Ma6E gives GRNWRRGSGWRRGRSWRQGSHLGQAGPEEEAGESDEEGAAGDAGIAGLLGSVSVAGAAGEAGPAGEEGAVGVAGAIGAGRSWTQPWSWSPAWQPVLENRASMKLRTFPGMEEPHREEESFESWLDHASDMLYLWCHITERERRRRLMESLGGPALDLVCGLLAENPDVPAQDCLAALVQVFGRKDTPTTARLKFLTCGQRPQETLFVYVIRLEGLLQSAVEKGAIHPNLADQLRARQVLMRARPNEMLEDKLRRMRLDRRPPGFLGMLRLIQETEAWEATAARSEHLQVEEGARVGTGGLAAARASGEVAEASPAREDASQAALANLGASEAVPGSAEADTAAPEAHDATRAALVPEEAPKIFPATQEDENAPASAGLDQARPSEAPGGPTPAQMGSASREGPGGPGCEPEGLAQAGDQEAGEPLEEGPKPIPEESGNEDGAGEVRPPKCSSGK, from the coding sequence ggaaggaactGGAGGCGAGGAAGTGGCTGGAGGCGAGgaaggagctggaggcagggcagcCACTTGGGCCAGGCAGGGCctgaagaggaagcaggagagtcAGATGAGGAGGGAGCCGCTGGGGACGCAGGAATTGCAGGTTTGTTAGGATCTGTGAGTGTGGCAGGAGCTGCAGGTGAGGCGGGACCTGCAGGTGAGGAAGGAGCTGTGGGTGTGGCAGGAGCCATAGGTGCGGGAAGATCCTGGACCCAGCCTTGGAGCTGGAGCCCGGCCTGGCAGCCTGTGCTGGAAAACAGGGCCTCTATGAAACTGAGAACCTTTCCTGGAATGGAAGAGCCACACCGAGAAGAAGAGTCCTTTGAGAGCTGGCTGGATCACGCCAGCGACATGCTGTACCTGTGGTGCCACAtcacagaaagggagaggaggaggaggctgatgGAGAGCTTGGGTGGCCCCGCACTGGATCTCGTGTGCGGCCTCCTGGCAGAAAACCCTGACGTCCCTGCACAGGATTGCCTGGCCGCGCTGGTCCAGGTGTTTGGGAGGAAGGACACCCCCACGACCGCACGGCTGAAGTTCCTGACCTGTGGCCAGCGGCCCCAGGAGACTCTCTTTGTCTATGTGATTCGCCTGGAAGGCCTGCTGCAGTCGGCCGTGGAGAAGGGGGCCATCCATCCCAACCTTGCGGACCAGTTACGCGCCCGGCAGGTGCTGATGCGGGCCCGCCCCAACGAGATGCTCGAGGACAAGCTGAGGAGGATGCGGCTGGACAGGAGACCACCTGGCTTCCTGGGGATGCTGCGGCTCATTCAGGAGACCGAGGCATGGGAGGCCACCGCAGCTAGGAGTGAGCACttgcaagtggaagagggggcCCGTGTGGGCACCGGAGGCCTGGCCGCTGCCCGGGCCAGTGGAGAGGTTGCCGAAGCCTCCCCAGCCAGGGAAGATGCTTCCCAGGCTGCCCTGGCCAACCTAGGGGCCAGTGAGGCCGTTCCTGGCAGTGCCGAAGCTGATACGGCTGCTCCTGAAGCCCATGATGCCACCAGGGCAGCCCTCGTCCCTGAGGAGGCCCCCAAGATCTTCCCTGCCACGCAGGAAGATGAAAATGCTCCCGCCTCTGCGGGCCTAGATCAGGCAAGGCCCTCAGAGGCCCCTGggggccccacccctgcccagatGGGCAGCGCTTCCAGGGAGGGCCCGGGAGGTCCTGGCTGTGAGCCGGAGGGCCTCGCCCAGGCAGGAGACCAGGAGGCTGGGGAGCCCCTGGAGGAGGGGCCCAAGCCCATCCCAGAGGAGTCGGGAAACGAGGACGGGGCTGGGGAGGTGAGGCCCCCCAAGTGCTCCTCGGGCAAATAG